In the Penaeus chinensis breed Huanghai No. 1 chromosome 31, ASM1920278v2, whole genome shotgun sequence genome, one interval contains:
- the LOC125042027 gene encoding cytochrome P450 3A4-like codes for MSGETWLLVGVVILLAWAYSRWKHSYWSSRGVATPPFLPFLGHLHKTAMLRKRYAFDMDAYYNYGGSKFCGLYSFHKPCLLVGDPELVKQMFVKDFDCFSGKKPLKLTKQDKVISDMLVLKTGEEWKKLRSIMSPTFSSGKMKGMFPLVSQKADDLVSFCLKEARTKPAIDMKHNFSRFTLDTIASCAFGLECNSLGDETSDFSEKVDKFFKYSTASILKKVFVSIAPRIADALNIQFSSPTTGFFKELALRTIAARREGSKRGDFLDLLLETQSQGEDAVGSSKRASKSKNVLDDETIVSQCVLFILAGYGTTASALSYAAFLLAKHPDAQQRLRRELNALIEEHGDVTYQGIMEAKFLDACIMETLRLYPISVYLERMCERNPGTGITIPPGTVVSCPVWTMHRDPKYWPEPEEFRPERFLPENAANIPNFTHMPFGIGPRNCIAQRFALMETKIVLTKLLLASDLRPAPGYENVTVSFGFGSQSPNAVRLILKPLKDE; via the exons ATGAGTGGGGAAACCTGGCTGCTTGTGGGCGTGGTGATACTGCTCGCATGGGCGTACTCAAGGTGGAAGCACAGCTATTGGTCGTCCAGGGGCGTGGCCACTccgcccttcctcccattcctcggCCATCTGCACAAGACAGCAATGTTGAGAAAGAGATACGCATTTGATATGGAC GCTTACTACAACTATGGAGGATCAAAGTTCTGTGGCCTCTATTCGTTCCACAAGCCATGCTTACTAGTGGGTGATCCTGAACTCGTGAAGCAAATGTTTGTCAAGGACTTTGACTGCTTTTCGGGCAAAAAACCATTGAAACTAACCAAGCAGGACAAAGTGATCTCAGACATGTTGGTTCTGAAGacgggagaggagtggaagaagcTGAGATCCATCATGTCTCCTACTTTCTCTTCGGGCAAGATGAAGGGGATGTTTCCACTGGTGAGCCAAAAGGCCGACGATCTCGTCTCCTTCTGTCTCAAGGAAGCACGCACGAAGCCTGCCATTGACATGAAGCACAACTTCAGTCGCTTCACCCTAGACACGATCGCTTCCTGTGCTTTTGGGTTAGAGTGCAATTCACTTGGAGATGAAACGTCTGACTTTTCCGAGAAGGTTGATAAGTTCTTTAAATACTCGACAGCCTCGATCCTCAAAAAGGTGTTCGTTTCCATCGCCCCGCGAATCGCCGACGCTCTCAACATACAGTTTTCTTCGCCGACAACCGGCTTCTTTAAGGAATTAGCCCTAAGGACCATAGCTGCCAGAagggaagggagcaagagaggagacTTTCTGGACCTCCTCTTAGAGACCCAGAGCCAGGGCGAGGATGCCGTAGGCTCTAGCAAGCGAGCGTCAAAGTCCAAGAACG TACtggacgacgagaccatcgtgtCCCAGTGTGTGTTGTTCATCCTAGCTGGCTACGGCACCACGGCTTCTGCACTGTCCTATGCGGCCTTCCTTTTGGCCAAGCACCCTGATGCCCAGCAGCGCCTTCGCCGGGAGCTCAACGCACTGATCGAGGAACATGGTGACGTAACTTACCAGGGAATCATGGAAGCAAAGTTCCTTGATGCTTGTATCATGG AAACACTTCGCCTTTACCCAATATCCGTCTATTTAGAGCGCATGTGTGAAAGGAAT CCTGGTACTGGTATTACTATTCCACCTGGCACTGTAGTGTCATGCCCGGTCTGGACTATGCACCGGGACCCGAAGTACTGGCCTGAGCCCGAGGAGTTTCGCCCCGAGCGCTTCCTGCCGGAAAACGCGGCGAACATACCCAACTTCACGCACATGCCCTTCGGAATCGGACCCAGGAACTGTATAG CTCAGAGATTTGCCCTCATGGAGACCAAAATTGTCTTGACCAAGTTGCTGTTGGCATCGGACCTCAGGCCGGCCCCGGGCTATGAAAACGTGACGGTCTCGTTCGGCTTCGGTTCACAGTCTCCAAACGCCGTGAGGCTCATCCTGAAACCGCTGAAGGACGAGTGA